A genomic window from Lotus japonicus ecotype B-129 chromosome 1, LjGifu_v1.2 includes:
- the LOC130730974 gene encoding glucose-1-phosphate adenylyltransferase large subunit 1-like isoform X1, whose protein sequence is MVCVNLEMMMASELHGIPMMLGSKRPYFHHDKVLSSSFSVSKVNLLHSKNAAFGFPSGKFSSVTQRKTTKRSLATSTLADVANEFMALRSARLGGPAANSKTVASIILCGGAGTRLFPLTQKRAKPAVPIGGCYRLVDIPLSNCINSGINQIFVLTQFNSRSLNCHIARTYNLGGCVNFGGGFVEILAATQTPGESGNKWFRGTADAVRQFLWMFEDAEHKNIENILILCGDQLYRMDYMELVQKHVNSCADISVSCLPVDASRASDFGLVKVDERGRVRQFLEKPKGESLRSMHVDTSVFGLSAQEARKFPYIASMGIYVFKIDVLLKLLRSSYPNANDFGSEVIPMAAKDFNVQACLFSGYWEDIGTIKSFFDANLALMDQPPKFQLYDQSRPIFTSPRFLPPSKMEKCQVLNSLISDGCFLRECSVEHSIVGIRSKIDSGVQLKDTLMMGADYYQTEAEIAALLAAGNVPIGIGKNTKIMNCIIDKNARIGNNVIIANKENVQEADRPSEGFYIRSGITVVLKDSVISNGTII, encoded by the exons ATGGTGTGTGTCAATTTGGAAATGATGATGGCAAGTGAGTTACATGGAATTCCAATGATGTTGGGTTCAAAGAGACCATATTTCCACCATGACAAGGTTCTGTCTTCTTCGTTCTCAGTTAGTAAGGTGAATTTATTGCATTCAAAGAATGCAGCATTTGGTTTTCCCTCAGGAAAATTCTCAAGTGTTACTCAGagaaaaacaactaaaagatCTTTGGCTACTTCTACTCTTGCAGATGTTGCAAATGAATTTATG GCCCTTAGATCAGCAAGACTTGGAGGGCCAGCAGCCAACTCAAAAACTGTTGCATCCATCATATTGTGTGGTGGAGCTGGAACTCGTCTATTCCCTCTAACTCAAAAAAGGGCTAAACCTGCT GTCCCAATTGGAGGATGCTATAGGCTGGTGGACATACCATTAAGTAATTGTATCAATAGTGGAATTAATCAAATTTTCGTCCTTACACAATTTAACTCTCGGTCCCTCAACTGCCACATTGCTCGAACGTATAATCTAGGAGGCTGCGTCAACTTTGGAGGTGGTTTTGTTGAG ATATTGGCAGCAACTCAAACACCTGGTGAATCAGGAAATAAATGGTTTCGGGGTACTGCTGATGCTGTAAGACAATTCCTTTGGATGTTTGAG GATGCTGAGCATAAAAACATAGAGAACATCCTGATATTGTGTGGAGATCAGCTATATCGAATGGACTACATGGAACTTGTGCAG AAGCATGTTAATTCATGTGCTGATATATCAGTATCCTGTCTCCCAGTGGATGCCAG TCGCGCCTCTGATTTTGGACTAGTGAAGGTTGATGAAAGAGGACGGGTACGCCAGTTCTTGGAAAAACCCAAGGGCGAATCTTTAAGATCTATG CATGTAGATACAAGTGTTTTTGGATTATCAGCTCAAGAAGCCAGGAAATTTCCATATATTGCATCAATGGGTATATACGTGTTTAAAATAGATGTACTGCTAAAACTTCTCAG GAGTAGTTATCCTAATGCAAATGATTTTGGATCCGAGGTCATTCCAATGGCTGCAAAAGATTTTAATGTCCAG GCATGTCTTTTCAGTGGTTATTGGGAGGATATTGGGACTATAAAATCTTTCTTTGATGCAAACTTGGCTCTTATGGACCAG CCGCCCAAGTTTCAGCTGTATGACCAGTCAAGACCTATTTTTACTTCCCCTCGTTTCCTACCACCAAGTAAAATGGAGAAGTGCCAG GTATTAAATTCCTTGATTTCAGATGGTTGCTTTTTAAGAGAGTGCAGTGTTGAACATTCCATTGTTGGAATCCGCTCAAAAATTGATTCTGGAGTGCAGCTAAAG GATACATTGATGATGGGTGCTGACTATTACCAAACAGAGGCTGAAATAGCAGCTCTTTTAGCAGCTGGAAATGTTCCAATAGGTATTGGTAAAAATACCAAAATCAT GAATTGTATAATTGACAAAAACGCAAGAATTGGAAACAATGTAATAATTGCAAACAAAGAA AATGTACAAGAAGCTGATAGACCCTCAGAGGGGTTTTATATTCGATCAGGGATCACAGTGGTGTTAAAAGACTCTGTAATAAGCAATGGTACAATCATTTAA
- the LOC130730974 gene encoding glucose-1-phosphate adenylyltransferase large subunit 1-like isoform X2, translating into MVCVNLEMMMASELHGIPMMLGSKRPYFHHDKVLSSSFSVSKVNLLHSKNAAFGFPSGKFSSVTQRKTTKRSLATSTLADVANEFMALRSARLGGPAANSKTVASIILCGGAGTRLFPLTQKRAKPAVPIGGCYRLVDIPLSNCINSGINQIFVLTQFNSRSLNCHIARTYNLGGCVNFGGGFVEILAATQTPGESGNKWFRGTADAVRQFLWMFEDAEHKNIENILILCGDQLYRMDYMELVQKHVNSCADISVSCLPVDASRASDFGLVKVDERGRHVDTSVFGLSAQEARKFPYIASMGIYVFKIDVLLKLLRSSYPNANDFGSEVIPMAAKDFNVQACLFSGYWEDIGTIKSFFDANLALMDQPPKFQLYDQSRPIFTSPRFLPPSKMEKCQVLNSLISDGCFLRECSVEHSIVGIRSKIDSGVQLKDTLMMGADYYQTEAEIAALLAAGNVPIGIGKNTKIMNCIIDKNARIGNNVIIANKENVQEADRPSEGFYIRSGITVVLKDSVISNGTII; encoded by the exons ATGGTGTGTGTCAATTTGGAAATGATGATGGCAAGTGAGTTACATGGAATTCCAATGATGTTGGGTTCAAAGAGACCATATTTCCACCATGACAAGGTTCTGTCTTCTTCGTTCTCAGTTAGTAAGGTGAATTTATTGCATTCAAAGAATGCAGCATTTGGTTTTCCCTCAGGAAAATTCTCAAGTGTTACTCAGagaaaaacaactaaaagatCTTTGGCTACTTCTACTCTTGCAGATGTTGCAAATGAATTTATG GCCCTTAGATCAGCAAGACTTGGAGGGCCAGCAGCCAACTCAAAAACTGTTGCATCCATCATATTGTGTGGTGGAGCTGGAACTCGTCTATTCCCTCTAACTCAAAAAAGGGCTAAACCTGCT GTCCCAATTGGAGGATGCTATAGGCTGGTGGACATACCATTAAGTAATTGTATCAATAGTGGAATTAATCAAATTTTCGTCCTTACACAATTTAACTCTCGGTCCCTCAACTGCCACATTGCTCGAACGTATAATCTAGGAGGCTGCGTCAACTTTGGAGGTGGTTTTGTTGAG ATATTGGCAGCAACTCAAACACCTGGTGAATCAGGAAATAAATGGTTTCGGGGTACTGCTGATGCTGTAAGACAATTCCTTTGGATGTTTGAG GATGCTGAGCATAAAAACATAGAGAACATCCTGATATTGTGTGGAGATCAGCTATATCGAATGGACTACATGGAACTTGTGCAG AAGCATGTTAATTCATGTGCTGATATATCAGTATCCTGTCTCCCAGTGGATGCCAG TCGCGCCTCTGATTTTGGACTAGTGAAGGTTGATGAAAGAGGACGG CATGTAGATACAAGTGTTTTTGGATTATCAGCTCAAGAAGCCAGGAAATTTCCATATATTGCATCAATGGGTATATACGTGTTTAAAATAGATGTACTGCTAAAACTTCTCAG GAGTAGTTATCCTAATGCAAATGATTTTGGATCCGAGGTCATTCCAATGGCTGCAAAAGATTTTAATGTCCAG GCATGTCTTTTCAGTGGTTATTGGGAGGATATTGGGACTATAAAATCTTTCTTTGATGCAAACTTGGCTCTTATGGACCAG CCGCCCAAGTTTCAGCTGTATGACCAGTCAAGACCTATTTTTACTTCCCCTCGTTTCCTACCACCAAGTAAAATGGAGAAGTGCCAG GTATTAAATTCCTTGATTTCAGATGGTTGCTTTTTAAGAGAGTGCAGTGTTGAACATTCCATTGTTGGAATCCGCTCAAAAATTGATTCTGGAGTGCAGCTAAAG GATACATTGATGATGGGTGCTGACTATTACCAAACAGAGGCTGAAATAGCAGCTCTTTTAGCAGCTGGAAATGTTCCAATAGGTATTGGTAAAAATACCAAAATCAT GAATTGTATAATTGACAAAAACGCAAGAATTGGAAACAATGTAATAATTGCAAACAAAGAA AATGTACAAGAAGCTGATAGACCCTCAGAGGGGTTTTATATTCGATCAGGGATCACAGTGGTGTTAAAAGACTCTGTAATAAGCAATGGTACAATCATTTAA
- the LOC130730975 gene encoding protein phosphatase 2C 32, which translates to MGNGTSRVVGCLVPFNGKSGVDLEFLEPLDEGLGHSFCYVRPSIFESPPITPSNSERFTVDSSTLDSETLSGSFRHDNGIEDRSGKSFPETTFKTISGASVSANVSTARTGNHNALLTSDVLEPAASFEGTSSFAAIPLQPVPRGSGPLNGFMSGPLERFASGPLEKGGGFMSGPIEKGVMSGPLDATDSSNFSAPLARGGGGGGRRPRLQRLMRSVSGPVKNTLSRTFSKPSMGGSWMQRLFLHPVTQLAWNPREAKFQPGVSRNCGDEDGPSELEYKHTHNLQWAHGKAGEDRVHVVLSEEQGWLFIGIYDGFSGPDAPDFLMSHLYRFIDKELEGLLWEYEDTSVDQLKTDVLETGNALVNQECHRGEMSDAHTNSNKESSLCLETSCPVMVKGQSSNSEIVEEKDEVKVNAEQHNCGSPSISHSVPASVPLGQLAGQGRKSLRLYELLQMESWNEQVSEQGKDTSVPREITQERVKRFCSPNGKEGTSGHQNEGPTTSGENEGTGFNSTSQEPVASISVSGQRQNTRKSFISTKIRTMYRKQKTLRKKLFPWSYDWHREETFVDKKLVEASGPIRICKSGVDHNAVLRAMSQALDKTEEAYMKMVENNLDKNPELALMGSCVLVMLMKDQDVYVMNLGDSRAILAQERPNDRHPNPSLIKDDVRHRNKSRESLIGMELDRISEESPMHNIDRHVNKMNKNREVSACRLKMRAVQLSTDHSTSIEEEIFRIRAEHPDDNQAVLNDRVKGQLKVTRAFGAGFLKRPSFNEPLLEMFRVDYVGNAPYLSCTSAVLHHRLSSSDRFLVLSSDGLYQYFNNEEVVAHVTWFMENVPEGDPAQYLIAELLFRAAKKNGMDFHELLGIPQGDRRKYHDDVSVMVVSLEGRIWRSSG; encoded by the exons ATGGGCAATGGCACTTCTCGTGTTGTTGGCTGTTTGGTACCATTTAATGGGAAAAGTGGTGTTGATCTTGAGTTTTTAGAGCCATTAGATGAAGGGTTAGGCCATTCTTTCTGTTATGTCAGGCCATCTATTTTTGAATCTCCTCCCATTACCCCATCAAATTCTGAGAGGTTTACTGTTGATTCAAGTACTCTTGATTCTGAGACATTGAGTGGGTCATTTAGGCATGATAATGGCATTGAAGACAGGTCAGGCAAGAGCTTCCCTGAAACCACATTCAAGACAATCTCAGGGGCTTCAGTCAGTGCCAATGTTTCAACTGCTAGGACTGGTAACCACAATGCACTGCTTACTAGTGATGTCCTTGAGCCTGCTGCATCATTTGAGGGAACATCCTCATTTGCTGCAATCCCATTGCAGCCTGTGCCCCGTGGCTCTGGACCTCTGAATGGTTTCATGTCTGGACCATTGGAGAGGTTTGCCTCTGGTCCCCTAGAAAAGGGTGGTGGTTTCATGTCAGGGCCAATAGAGAAGGGAGTTATGTCGGGTCCTCTCGATGCCACTGATAGTTCCAACTTTTCAGCACCACTTGCccgcggtggcggtggcggcggtCGAAGGCCACGCCTCCAACGGCTCATGAGAAGTGTAAGTGGACCAGTGAAGAACACTTTATCTCGGACTTTTTCGAAGCCTTCTATGGGAGGCAGTTGGATGCAGCGGTTATTCCTTCACCCAGTGACTCAACTAGCCTGGAATCCCAGAGAGGCTAAGTTCCAACCAGGTGTCTCTAGAAACTGTGGTGATGAGGATGGGCCGTCTGAATTGGAGTATAAACATACACACAATTTGCAGTGGGCTCATGGCAAGGCTGGTGAAGACAGGGTTCATGTTGTGCTTTCTGAAGAACAAGGGTGGTTGTTCATTGGGATATATGATGGTTTTAGTGGACCGGATGCGCCTGATTTCCTGATGAGCCATCTTTATAGATTTATAGACAAGGAATTAGAAGGGTTGCTTTGGGAATATGAAGATACTTCTGTTGATCAACTTAAAACTGATGTCCTAGAAACTGGAAATGCTTTAGTTAATCAAGAATGTCATAGGGGGGAAATGTCGGATGCTCATACCAATTCAAATAAAGAAAGTTCTCTTTGTTTAGAAACTTCTTGTCCAGTAATGGTCAAGGGTCAATCATCTAACAGTGAGATAGTGGAGGAAAAGGATGAAGTTAAGGTCAATGCTGAACAGCACAATTGTGGAAGTCCTAGTATCTCCCATTCTGTTCCTGCATCTGTTCCACTTGGACAATTGGCGGGTCAAGGGAGAAAAAGTTTGCGGCTCTATGAGTTACTTCAGATGGAGTCTTGGAATGAACAGGTGTCAGAACAAGGTAAGGATACTTCAGTTCCTAGGGAAATAACACAAGAGAGGGTTAAGAGGTTCTGCTCCCCAAATGGAAAAGAAGGTACATCAGGACATCAGAATGAAGGTCCTACTACTTCTGGAGAAAATGAAGGCACTGGGTTTAATTCTACCAGCCAGGAGCCTGTAGCTTCTATCTCTGTTTCAGGACAAAGGCAGAATACAAGAAAGTCATTTATTAGTACGAAAATCAGAACAATGTACAGGAAGCAGAAAACCTTACGTAAAAAGCTTTTTCCTTGGAGTTATGATTGGCATAGGGAGGAAACTTTTGTAGACAAGAAATTAGTGGAAGCCTCGGGACCCATTAGAATATGCAAGTCCGGTGTAGATCATAATGCAGTTCTAAGAGCAATGTCTCAAGCTCTAGATAAAACAGAAGAGGCATACATGAAAATGGTGGAGAATaatctggacaaaaatccagaGCTTGCCTTAATGGGGTCATGTGTTTTAGTGATGCTGATGAAAGATCAAGATGTTTATGTTATGAACCTTGGAGATAGTCGTGCAATTTTGGCTCAGGAACGGCCAAATGATCGTCATCCCAATCCAAGTCTTATCAAAGATGACGTGAGGCATAGAAATAAATCTAGAGAGTCATTAATAGGCATGGAGCTGGATAGAATTTCAGAGGAGTCCCCAATGCACAATATAGACAGGCATGTTAACAAGATGAACAAAAATAGAGAGGTATCTGCTTGCAGATTGAAAATGAGGGCTGTTCAGCTTTCCACAGATCACAGCACAAGTATTGAAGAG GAAATTTTTAGAATTAGAGCTGAACACCCTGACGATAATCAAGCCGTATTAAATGATCGTGTGAAGGGACAATTAAAAGTCACCAGGGCATTTGGTGCTGGATTCCTGAAGAGG CCATCTTTTAATGAACCTCTACTGGAGATGTTTCGAGTTGATTATGTGGGCAATGCTCCTTACCTAAGTTGCACTTCTGCTGTTCTTCATCACCGGCTTTCCTCAAGTGACCGGTTCTTGGTACTCTCCTCTGACGGGCTTTACCAGTATTTCAACAATGAAGAGGTAGTGGCCCATGTCACGTGGTTCATGGAAAATGTCCCTGAAGGTGATCCTGCACAATACCTTATTGCTGAGCTTCTCTTCCGTGCCGCTAAAAAGAATG GAATGGATTTTCATGAATTGCTTGGTATTCCTCAGGGAGATCGGAGAAAATATCATGATGATGTTTCTGTTATGGTGGTTTCTTTGGAGGGAAGGATTTGGAGATCATCTGGATAA